The window GCCGTGGATCTCGATCACCTCGGTGTTCTTCATGATCTCGATGTTCCCGTCCTCGACGTGCTCGTGGACGCGGTCGATCCAGTAGTCCTCCGCGCGGAACTCCTCGCGGCGGTGGGCGATGTAGACCGTGTCGGCGAACTTCGTGAGGAAGGAGGCTTCCTCCATGGCGGCGTCACCCCCGCCGACGACGAGCATGTCCTCGTCGCGGAAGAACGCGCCGTCACAGGTCGCACAGGTCGAGAGCCCGTAGCCCATCAGCTCCTCCTCGCCGGGGATGCCGAGGGTGCGGGCGCTGGCACCCGAGGCGGCGATGACGGCGTCCGCGGTGTACAGGTCGCCGTTGGTCAGCTCGACGCAAAACGAGCGGTCGGAGGCGCCGGCTTCGTGGGCGGCGTCACGGCTCTCCGCCCGCTCGGAAACGCGCTGGACGTCGGTGACGATGCCGTTTTTGAACTCGGCACCGAACTGGCGGGCCTGGGCTTTCATGTTGTTCACCAGCTCCGGGCCGCTGATTCCGTCGGGGAAGCCGGGGTAGTTGGCGACGTCGGTCGTCAGGGTAAGCTGGCCGCCGGGTTCGTCGCCCTCGATCACCAGGGGGGCGTTGTTCGACCGACCGGCGTAGATTGCAGCGGTCAGGCCGGCGATGCCCGTCCCGGCGATGAGCAGGCGTCGGTGCTCGACGATCTCGCAGTCGGGGCGTTCGATCCCGAGTTTCTCGTCGAGTTCGCCGGTCTCGTCGAGGGCGCTGGTCTCGTCCCAGCCGCCGACGAGCTCGTCGTCGATGAACACCTCGGGGGCGGTCTTTCGCCCCTCGGCGCGCTCGACCATCTCCTCGAACAGGTCGTCGTCGCCGGTGACGTTGTAGGTCTCGTACTCGATGCCCTTGGCGTCGA of the Natronosalvus vescus genome contains:
- a CDS encoding FAD-dependent oxidoreductase yields the protein MSDQPRVEIYTKDDCSYCEKAKDLFDAKGIEYETYNVTGDDDLFEEMVERAEGRKTAPEVFIDDELVGGWDETSALDETGELDEKLGIERPDCEIVEHRRLLIAGTGIAGLTAAIYAGRSNNAPLVIEGDEPGGQLTLTTDVANYPGFPDGISGPELVNNMKAQARQFGAEFKNGIVTDVQRVSERAESRDAAHEAGASDRSFCVELTNGDLYTADAVIAASGASARTLGIPGEEELMGYGLSTCATCDGAFFRDEDMLVVGGGDAAMEEASFLTKFADTVYIAHRREEFRAEDYWIDRVHEHVEDGNIEIMKNTEVIEIHGSPEDGIDHATLVRNELGHPTDRLEDPETEEFDFEVGAVFFAIGHTPNTAYLEGTGVELDEEGYLQTRGGDGGGQTATGVEGIFGAGDVVDFHYQQAVTAAGMGSKAAIDADEYLEYLERERESELEETADVPAADD